In the Solanum pennellii chromosome 5, SPENNV200 genome, one interval contains:
- the LOC107019222 gene encoding F-box/FBD/LRR-repeat protein At1g13570-like yields the protein MPPDEQGLSLPSPDRLSNLNIYLIDDILSRLSFRDVVRVSTLSNDWQYICWRIPHVKFDQTVWKTPEDLTSPTIGFIPIIESFLRFHRGIILKVTLNITSLIVCPDVDRLIFSLDTDHLQHFVLKLPFPYPPYRLPNFFFNCSALRHLYLKECEIQLPCFFKGFNKLIRLILKSVMLSSDTFESLISNCPLLEDLVLKDIDNLYPMSINAPKLRSFVFRGDIQLIYLENVPVLSNVLYAPRELVLQDEDDFVNIFSSIPALECFSWDFFEVDNGSTKVIPTRLPSALNCVKRLFMSWITLGEFLELSFSLCIIRSSPNLEEIEIKECILSDGDYFEYVPQEFVDEIPASFSDITFNHLRTVKFYDVLLEEVEMQLIKVLLAKSPALVKMVIKPRQMETNKSLNVLAEITKFQRASSKVEVVYLVD from the exons ATGCCTCCGGATGAACAAGGACTTAGTTTACCTTCTCCTGACCGACTTAGCAACCTTAACATTTATTTAATCGATGACATTCTAAGTAGGTTGTCTTTTAGAGATGTTGTTAGAGTTAGTACACTTTCGAATGACTGGCAATATATTTGCTGGAGAATTCCACAtgtgaagtttgatcaaacagTGTGGAAAACACCAGAGGACTTGACGTcccctaccattggatttattccAATTATTGAGAGTTTCCTCAGGTTTcatagaggaataatattgaagGTCACCCTCAATATTACTAGTCTAATAGTGTGTCCTGATGTTGATCGTTTGATTTTTTCCCTCGACACTGATCATCTTCAACATTTTGTCCTTAAACTTCCATTTCCTTATCCTCCATACAGGTTGCCtaacttcttttttaattgttcagCATTGAGGCATTTGTATCTCAAGGAATGTGAAATACAGCTTCCATGTTTCTTTAAGGGATTTAATAAGTTGATTAGGCTAATATTGAAATCTGTCATGTTATCTTCTGATacatttgaaagtttgatctCTAATTGCCCGTTGCTTGAGGATTTGGTGCTAAAAGACATAGACAATTTGTACCCCATGAGTATTAATGCTCCGAAGCTAAGATCATTTGTCTTTCGTGGCGATATACAATTGATATATCTTGAAAATGTCCCTGTTCTTTCCAATGTTCTGTACGCGCCCAGAGAATTAGTTCTACAGGACGAAGAtgattttgtcaatattttttcgTCTATTCCTGCTCTCGAGTGTTTCAGCTGGGATTTTTTTGAG GTCGATAATGGATCAACTAAAGTTATACCAACAAGGCTTCCATCAGCTCTTAACTGTGTGAAACGCCTATTCATGTCTTGGATTACTCTTGGAGAGTTTTTGGAGCTTTCGTTTTCCCTATGCATAATACGAAGCtctccaaatttggaagaaattgaaatCAAG gaATGTATCCTTAGTGATGGAGATTATTTCGAATATGTGCCCCAGGAGTTTGTTGACGAGATTCCTGCAAGCTTTTCAgatatcacatttaatcatCTGAGGACGgttaagttttatgatgtactattagaAGAGGTTGAAATGCAGCTTATCAAGGTTTTATTGGCAAAGTCT